The Primulina eburnea isolate SZY01 chromosome 18, ASM2296580v1, whole genome shotgun sequence genome segment TTATTGTCATaccaatattataaattttattttcaacatATGAAAGTTTTTTTATCAATGATTATTATTTCTCTAAAACTTAATGCTGAAAGTTTTTACAGAAATGCTTAAAATTGAATCGAGCTCGACTTAGCTAGCGGATCAACAAGACTTGCACTTTTATGGCGATCTAGAATGCAACAACAAAAAGACATGTTTGGAATTTCGTCTCTGTAACTATTGTGTTCGTGAACATAAACAAAATTTACCAAGCTTGATTAAGGAACAAAAAGTGCAAAACCAGAGGTTTATCCCAATAATGTCTGAGAACTTATAGTGAGAAGCAAAAAGAAAAAACAATTACACAAAACTAGCTTTGGCATGTACAGAATTATCATGTACTGAACTTCAAGCACCTACAGGTAGGCAAAATGAAAATCTACCATTTGTAacagtttttttaaaaagaacccATTTGTGAAAGTTCAACTACAGGTAAAAGGAAAATGAAATGAAGGGAGCCAACACCTGACAGACTAATTGACTTAAGGAAGCTATCTTACAAAAGCAAATCACGAAATCAAAGAATGACCCTGATAGCTAACCAAGATTAATACATTCTAGGCAGTGCGCACCTATTTAATGTGTTTCCTAACTGGTAAGGTAACAGTTCACGATTCTCTCCTATGGTGGATTTGGTATAAAGTAAGTCGCCGCAAATAACTCACATTACCAGTTTTCGAAACTAAGGCCGAAGTAGGAATAAATTGAAACGAGCAAGGAATGAATAAATACTGAAAAATATCAGTGTATATGACAAAAAGCAAATTACCAGAAACAAGTATCTTTGTTTTCCAGAGTATGTTTCTTATAAATAATGCCTCGTGTGACCTCATTATATTTTATCAGCAACTAATATTTCACAAAAGTAAAAAAAACAACATAGAACGGATACCTGGAGATATAGCAGAACTAATTTGCTTTGAAGCTGAATATAAATGTTTTACAAACGGCATTCGTTTTATAAACCATTCTCCAATCAAGAAAACGGTTGCACCCAACCACGATGAAGCAAATAtaccaacaaaaaaaataaagattattGATGTAATGAACCCGAGGCCTGCAACagacaaattttaaattaaaataattagacCAAAATAAATCAGTCTTACAAACAAAATTTCCTGtaaataaaaatgtgattcCTGACTAAAAATACAGCAAAAGGCGATATGCATAAGATGCCATCTAATGGAATGTCTACTGAAAGGACCCGAGTTGACCTTGGCCTAAATAAATGTTCCGtttcatttatttataaataaaagaaaaacttaAGCATTATTTTATccataattttgaatttatgaagCAAAAATTAAAAAGAGGAATATAGGATAGTAAGATCAGTATTTGATGGCTTACCAAATATTTCAATGCCGAGTCTTTCATAAATAGGACTGAAGAAACCATCAACAAACTGAATAAACCACCACGTTACAAAAAATGTAACAGCGACTGGAAAGAGAACGACACTGCAAGTTAAAAACAGCAGAAAAAGTAAGTACACGAAAACATGATAAAGGACTGAAAAAGAGttcttaaaattcaaataatccAAATACCATCCAGTCATAAACTTCTTCGAAACCCAACTCTGAAGAACAGCATAGCAAGCCTGATCAAGCACTTAAGTTAGATCCACATAATGTGCTGATAAAATGAATGGTTGCAGCGTAATAAAGATGGTTAAAATGCAAAAAAAACAAATGGTTTCCGAATAAAGGATCACTATTAGCATGAATTCTGTTTGCAATCAATAAATGACCCGTGAAGTGTAATCAAACAAATTATGAGGGATACGAGCATAACTACTTAACACATAAAAAGGAACTTAGATAATAAAGGAATGCTATGTGCTAGAAGACTAGAACTATCACCTATAATGGAAACTAGTTTTCACACATCTTCTAGGTTTAAGTACCACCAGTGAATTAAAAACCGAGGCCCTGCACTCTTGCTTTCATCCTCAGGCTCACAGAGAAAGGTTCCCCAATATCCCACATCACCACAGTAATTTATCTTCATAAATTATCACTTGTTCCAGGGGAAACCACGCGTTTTTCTCAGAATATTTTTATAGATTGTGAGGGTTTATGAGATTTTTATCCTTAGAGGCATCAAAGTGCACATCCTTGGTCAGAAACTTAAGACAATTCATTCAATCCAAAGACGGCTTCTCTGAATTACTGTGTTTTAATAGTTACCATATCAGCAATTTGTCATCACTTCAACTACTACCTATGCGTATGGAGAAAAAAAGGAGATCCACTGACGCTACAACACGTGTTTATTACCTTAATCTTCACTCAACTCAGCTAATAAACCCAATTTTCGTTGACGATTTAAAAACGGTACGCCAAGAATCCAATGTAAACCTTACATCATATACGCTCAAAATTCCCCAAAAATCGAATAAGAAAAGCAACAAATACTCCAGCCCATTTCACAAAATCTACAAATCTAATCACACCGAGCCAGAAAACCACAAAAAGAAGCTGACAGATATAAGCACGAGGTATGAAAAGTGCGCAGACCTTGCGAGTGGAGGAATTGTTGGGAGAATGAGAAGGGGATTTGAGGAGATCGTCTACGTCTTCGCTTTGACGCGTAGAATTCGTGGAGCTTGTCAATGCTACAGTTGAATCCTTCCGACTGCTGCTACTCTCTTCCGCCATCAATTTTCTCCACTCTCCCGGCCGAAGACCTCTGAGAATttcgagatttattaggaaAGTTACAGTCTTTTGCTAAACAATTATCGTTTAGCCACTCAGCATTTTAATAGCCTTCTAATAAatagtaattttttaaaaaacgatCTCATTAATTTTTATCTATTAGACATAGTTTAAACATATGATAAAGAAATTAATGATAAATAAGATAtcggatattatatttaatgtttgctatgattttaataagagtggtTAAATTTAtctattagattgtaatgataaaattaactttatcataataaattttataatttcaaattttttgcttgagttcatattttttatctatTCATGCGTCGATAGTGCTTGCGTGATTTATtcatttttacctaattttatatattctaTAATACGATAATTGAGCTCTTGATTTAGTGAGTcgagtcaaatatcaatttttaaggttaatcgaatgatactaataattttattgatatttataaaaattattaatataattatctcgaagtcatttatataattatcatattatataatatataaaataaataaaaatatttatttgattttaatttctaccgactaacatagatttataaaaataatttataaattgagggtaattaagtcatttgtaatatattttatcattaaattaaaattatcacacctaatagaaGGGACATTTTATccctctaaaaaattatttatcaagggctcatgataatatcatgggctttttaaaaatataccaaacatgggataagtAAAATTATCATgggctttttaaaaatataccaaacatgggataagtaaaattatttatcaatcgctctcttatcccatgtaccaaaGTATGccttaatataaaaataatattttttcatggatgacccaaataaaatattcttcTCACAAAATAATATTCTCAATACGATCCATGAGACagcctcacacaagtttttgtttctataataaattaaatttataagtgatataattaaatatattaattatatacaGTGTCCTGTGAAAtcatttgataaaaaaaatatttattaatttttgatatttcgaaattttgagcatatataaataaaaaattataaatattatttattaatttttcgtgtttcaaaattttgagcacatatattttcttattttcgaatattatattaaatatatgctCTTTCGTATTTGTAGAATATGTGT includes the following:
- the LOC140819631 gene encoding protein LIKE COV 2-like produces the protein MAEESSSSRKDSTVALTSSTNSTRQSEDVDDLLKSPSHSPNNSSTRKACYAVLQSWVSKKFMTGCVVLFPVAVTFFVTWWFIQFVDGFFSPIYERLGIEIFGLGFITSIIFIFFVGIFASSWLGATVFLIGEWFIKRMPFVKHLYSASKQISSAISPDQNTTAFKEVAIIRHPRVGEYALGFITSSVILQRDDGDEELCSVYVPTNHLYIGDIFLVNSEEIIRPNLSIREGIEIIVSVGMSMPQVISPMERIPRQNDRISLERMM